A stretch of Camelina sativa cultivar DH55 chromosome 18, Cs, whole genome shotgun sequence DNA encodes these proteins:
- the LOC104762969 gene encoding thiosulfate sulfurtransferase 16, chloroplastic — MSKNPDFLEQVSSLFGRSDDIIVGCQSGGRSFIATTDLLDAGFTAVKDVTGGYTAWAQNGLPTQD; from the exons ATGTCCAAGAACCCCGACTTCCTCGAGCAAGTCTCCTCCCTCTTCGGACGATCGGACGACATCATTGTTGGCTGCCAGAGCGGGGGTAGATCTTTCATAGCCACCACCGATCTTCTCGATGCT GGTTTCACGGCAGTCAAAGATGTCACCGGTGGCTATACTGCCTGGGCCCAGAATGGTCTACCTACACAAGACTGA
- the LOC104762968 gene encoding uncharacterized protein LOC104762968 isoform X2, translating into MPGVAFSSVPASDLGLFLSDSTAFSRSISASSSSSSSSSSSLRCCSPFNLRSLRSLRSPRFSPIRCDSSTHGSSSTSPDLEFLEASVLVAETSMHYKMRRHGFRHDSMWQASRHPLPPFAVRASDSESTPLGVLPIGLGFLRQFKHPTIFLKISCDGDAAVEKLLDVGQTEECPDQFQFVSAVVDRLGYEVKMVKLTSRVVNTYYASLCLGKPGDNDVMCFDSRPSDAINVARSCQAPIYVNKAIVLEEAIKIGYGGRSQSAKPVFNVILDSAPEGPDPLSEELILVRNMDLASKEERYMDAAMWRDKLKKLQNSSSAVYNKGVATPESYE; encoded by the exons ATGCCCGGAGTTGCCTTCTCTTCTGTTCCTGCCTCCGATCTGGGATTATTCTTATCAGACTCCACGGCCTTCTCCCGCTCCATCTCcgcctcatcatcatcatcatcatcttccagtTCCTCCTTACGATGTTGCTCCCCATTCAACCTCCGATCGCTTCGCTCTCTTCGTTCCCCTAGGTTTTCTCCTATACGTTGCGATTCTTCTACACACGGCAGCTCCTCTACTTCTCCCGATCTCGAGTTTCTCGAAGCCTCTGTCCTCGTTGCAG agACAAGTATGCATTACAAAATGCGGAGACATGGATTCCGCCATGATTCAATGTGGCAAGCTTCCAGGCATCCTTTACCTCCTTTTGCTGTCAGAGCTAGTGATAGTGAATCCACCCCCCTTGGTGTTCTCCCCATTGGACTCGGCTTTCTCCGTCAATTCAAGCACCCAACTATTTTTCTCAAGATCTCCTGTGATG GGGATGCTGCTGTTGAGAAACTTTTAGACGTTGGCCAGACTGAG GAATGCCCTGATCAGTTCCAGTTCGTGTCTGCTGTTGTCGATAGACTTGGATATGAA GTTAAAATGGTAAAGCTTACTAGTAGAGTTGTAAACACTTACTACGCAAGTCTATGTCTTGGCAAG CCTGGAGACAATGATGTTATGTGCTTTGACTCACGGCCATCAGATGCCATCAACGTTGCTCGATCATGCCAG GCTCCAATATATGTGAATAAAGCAATAGTTCTAGAAGAGGCTATCAAAATTGGTTATGGAGGCAGATCGCAGAGCGCAAAGCCTGTTTTCAATGTTATACTTGAcag CGCTCCCGAGGGACCAGATCCTTTATCAGAAGAGCTTATACTAGTGAGGAATATGGATCTGGCGTCTAAAGAGGAAAGGTACATGGATGCAG CGATGTGGAGAGACAAATTGAAGAAGCTTCAGAACTCGAG CTCTGCTGTATATAATAAGGGTGTAGCAACTCCTGAGAGTTACGAGTAG
- the LOC104762970 gene encoding protein GRIP, with product MSQDKEEPDVVAQEEEKQDLSSSHMNGSLDNHDDQLLQMVAQLRLENDFLKSQFKDGLVEADESAQLKQQVASLSREIDVEKQTRVAAEQALEHLREAYSEADAKAQEYSQAQQKLDQEIKDRDEKYADLDAKLSRLHKRAKQRIQEIQKEKDDLNARFQELNETAERASSQHSSMQQELERTRQQANEALKAMDAERQQLRSANNKLRDTIEELRGSLQPKENKIETLQQSLLDKDQILEDLKKQLQAVEERKQTTVAELSAKHQKNLESLEAQVIDALSERDKAAENISLLQVLLAEKESKIAEMEAAATGEAARLRAAAETLKGELAHLKAENEKEKETWEASCDALKSKLETAESNYLQAEIEVAKMRSQLGSEMSMQTQMLSTKDAELKGAREEINRLQSEFSSYKIRAHALLQKKDMELAAAKDSEQIKSLEEALKEAEKEVYLVSAERDRAQQDLQGALASLEKELEERAGVLKDAREQIKSLELKLDSAVARNQAEKQAWEEDLRVLEETWRRRCEALTAQSEASSAEGLEKELEDAKLRNKRLKEEHESVRELADRLIEEKDQEISRLVDENKNLRKSIEAKPVWNESSSQVHHYGNNNIESQLQDVTNLSTSAAEHQILILARQQAQREEELAQTQRHILALQEEIEELERENRLRSQQEAMLKRELREMEREQKREGVDMTYLKNVILKLLETGEVEALLPVVGMLLQFSPEEIQKCQQAYHSSTATTTTTTEASPGPAASEGSGLSLFSRFSFS from the exons ATGTCCCAAGACAAGGAGGAACCTGATGTGGttgcacaagaagaagaaaagcaggACTTGTCGTCGTCTCACATGAACGGATCGCTTGATAACCACGACGACCAGCTACTTCAAATGGTTGCTCAACTGAGATTAGAAAACGACTTTCTCAAATCCCAATTCAAGGATGGGCTAGTGGAAGCGGACGAATCAGCTCAGCTTAAACAACAAGTCGCATCATTGAGCAGAGAGATTGATGTGGAGAAACAAACTCGTGTTGCAGCTGAGCAAGCTCTAGAGCATCTCAGGGAAGCATACTCTGAGGCTGATGCCAAAGCCCAAGAATACTCCCAAG CTCAACAGAAACTGGACCAGGAAATTAAAGACCGCGACGAGAAATATGCCGACCTCGATGCCAAACTCAGCAGGCTTCACAAAAGGGCTAAACAGCGTATTCAAGAAATCCAAAAG GAAAAAGATGATCTCAACGCCCGTTTCCAGGAACTTAATGAAACAGCTGAGCGAGCTTCTTCTCAGCACTCATCCATGCAACAAGAGCTCGAACGCACTAGGCAACAGGCCAATGAAGCACTCAAAGCAATGGATGCTGAGAGGCAACAACTAAGGAGTGCCAATAACAA GCTCAGGGATACTATCGAGGAACTACGCGGCTCACTGCAGcctaaagaaaataagattgaGACATTGCAACAGTCACTTCTTGATAAGGACCAG ATTCTGGAGGACCTGAAAAAGCAGTTACAAGCTGtggaagaaagaaagcaaactACAGTTGCTGAGTTGTCAGCCAAACATCAAAAG AACTTAGAGAGTTTGGAAGCACAGGTCATAGATGCTCTATCTGAGAGGGACAAAGCAGCCGAAAACATTTCGTTGCTGCAG GTACTGCTTGCAGAAAAGGAATCTAAAATTGCGGAGATGGAGGCAGCTGCAACTGGCGAAGCAGCAAGGCTAAGGGCTGCTGCAGAAACTCTTAAAGGAGAGCTTGCACACCTTAAAGCGGAGAAT gaaaaggaaaaagagactTGGGAAGCTTCATGCGATGCCCTTAAATCTAAACTGGAAACCGCTGAAAGCAACTACTTACAGGCTGAAATCGAAGTGGCTAAAATGAGAA GTCAGCTGGGATCAGAAATGTCCATGCAGACACAGATGCTAAGCACAAAAGATGCGGAACTTAAAGGTGCAAGAGAAGAG ATCAACCGTCTCCAAAGTGAATTTTCTTCTTACAAGATCCGTGCTCATGCGCTTCTGCAAAAGAAGGACATGGAGCTGGCTGCTGCTAAAGACTCTGAACAGATAAAATCTCTTGAGGAAGCTCTAAAG GAAGCTGAAAAAGAAGTATATTTGGTATCTGCAGAGAGGGATAGGGCACAGCAAGATCTTCAAGGTGCTTTGGCTAGCCTTGAGAAAGAACTTGAGGAAAG AGCTGGAGTACTTAAAGATGCCAGGGAGCAGATCAAAAGTCTTGAATTGAAGCTTGACTCTGCTGTTGCTCGCAATCAGGCGGAGAAACAAGCATGGGAAGAAGACCTTCGGGTTTTAGAAGAAACATGGCGAC GAAGATGTGAAGCTTTAACTGCTCAAAGTGAAGCCTCCTCTGCAGAAGGTCTAGAAAAAGAACTAGAAGATGCCAAACTGCGGAATAAACGACTGAAG GAGGAGCATGAATCAGTACGTGAGCTTGCAGATAGACTCATTGAGGAGAAGGATCAAGAGATATCCAGACTTGTGGATGAGAATAAAAACCTTCGAAAATCTATTGAAGCAAAACCAGta TGGAACGAATCTTCCTCTCAGGTTCACCACTATGGGAACAACAACATAG AGTCACAACTGCAGGATGTAACTAACTTGAGTACTTCTGCAGCAGAGCACCAGATTCTG ATATTGGCAAGGCAACAAGctcagagagaagaagagttagCACAGACACAGCGTCATATTTTAGCTCTTCAG GAGGAAATAGAGGAGCTTGAGCGCGAAAACCGTCTTCGCAGTCAACAG GAAGCTATGCTAAAGAGGGAGCTGAGGGAGATGGAAAGAGAACAGAAGAGAGAAGGTGTAGATATGACATACCTAAAGAATGTGATACTAAAATTGTTGGAAACAG GTGAAGTGGAGGCTTTACTACCTGTAGTGGGGATGTTGCTTCAGTTTAGTCCAGAGGAG ATCCAGAAGTGTCAGCAAGCCTACCATAGCTCCACAGCAACAACAACGACGACGACAGAGGCGAGTCCAGGTCCGGCGGCAAGTGAGGGTTCAGGTCTATCACTCTTCTCAAGATTCTCGTTTTCCTAG
- the LOC104762974 gene encoding heterogeneous nuclear ribonucleoprotein F-like isoform X2 has translation MQVEIALQRDRHNMGRRYVEVFRSYKHDYYNAVAADEGAYEYEVRASPPPPTAPSRAKRFTEKDKLEYTEVLKMRGLPYSVNKPQIIDFFSGYKVIQGRVHVVSRPDGKATGEAFVEFETVEDARRAMAKDKMSIGSRYVELFPTTREEARRAESRSRH, from the coding sequence ATGCAAGTTGAGATTGCTCTACAGAGGGACAGGCACAATATGGGCAGGAGATACGTGGAAGTTTTCCGCTCCTATAAGCATGATTACTACAACGCTGTGGCTGCTGACGAGGGAGCCTATGAGTACGAGGTCCGTGCTAGCCCACCTCCTCCCACCGCCCCATCCAGAGCTAAGAGGTTTACTGAGAAAGACAAGCTTGAGTACACTGAGGTTCTAAAGATGCGAGGCCTCCCTTATTCCGTGAACAAGCCTCAAATCATTGATTTTTTCAGCGGCTACAAGGTTATTCAAGGACGGGTACATGTTGTGTCTCGACCTGATGGGAAGGCCACGGGAGAGGCATTTGTAGAGTTTGAGACCGTGGAGGACGCAAGGCGGGCAATGGCTAAGGACAAAATGTCCATTGGGTCAAGGTATGTGGAGTTGTTTCCAACTACGCGTGAAGAGGCTCGAAGGGCTGAGTCCAGGTCTAGGCATTGA
- the LOC104762972 gene encoding phosphoinositide phosphatase SAC6-like produces the protein MKEQLGIVRTNCIDCLDRTNVTQSMIGRKMLELQLKRIGVFGAEEAISSHLNFDECYKILWANHGDDISIQYSGTPALKGDFVRYGKRTVQGVLKDGWNALARYYLNNFADGTKQDAIDLVQGHYIVAVTRDMTPVPRKGGLEAIASFPVALTVVLISFWFATMSVKQVGSGYKHLFFSLVWAGISVAVAALVRANGRIFCNRPRLHKPRS, from the exons ATGAAGGAGCAGCTTGGTATTGTGCGAACAAACTGCATAGATTGCTTAGACCGTACAAATGTCACCCAG AGCATGATAGGCCGAAAGATGTTGGAACTTCAACTCAAAAGGATTGGTGTCTTCGGCGCTGAAGAAGCTATAAGCTCACATCTAAATTTTGACGAATGCTATAAGATAT TGTGGGCTAATCACGGTGATGACATTAGCATTCAGTACTCGGGCACGCCTGCACTTAAAGGAGACTTCGTCAG GTATGGTAAAAGGACTGTCCAAGGAGTCCTTAAAGATGGCTGGAATGCCCTCGCACGCTACTACCTGAACAATTTTGCTGATGGAACTAAGCAG GATGCGATTGATCTTGTGCAAGGACACTATATAGTTGCTGTGACCCGAGACATGACTCCTGTGCCTCGAAAGGGAGGTCTTGAGGCTATAGCC AGCTTTCCAGTGGCATTGACGGTGGTTCTTATCAGTTTCTGGTTTGCAACAATGTCTGTAAAACAAG TTGGGAGTGGTTATAAGCACCTATTTTTCTCATTGGTCTGGGCGGGCATCAGTGTAGCTGTTGCGGCACTAGTGAGGGCCAATGGCCGGATCTTCTGCAACCGGCCTCGCCTGCACAAGCCCAGATCTTGA
- the LOC104762968 gene encoding bifunctional nuclease 2-like isoform X1 has product MPGVAFSSVPASDLGLFLSDSTAFSRSISASSSSSSSSSSSLRCCSPFNLRSLRSLRSPRFSPIRCDSSTHGSSSTSPDLEFLEASVLVAETSMHYKMRRHGFRHDSMWQASRHPLPPFAVRASDSESTPLGVLPIGLGFLRQFKHPTIFLKISCDGDYLLPLIVGDAAVEKLLDVGQTEECPDQFQFVSAVVDRLGYEVKMVKLTSRVVNTYYASLCLGKPGDNDVMCFDSRPSDAINVARSCQAPIYVNKAIVLEEAIKIGYGGRSQSAKPVFNVILDSAPEGPDPLSEELILVRNMDLASKEERYMDAAMWRDKLKKLQNSSSAVYNKGVATPESYE; this is encoded by the exons ATGCCCGGAGTTGCCTTCTCTTCTGTTCCTGCCTCCGATCTGGGATTATTCTTATCAGACTCCACGGCCTTCTCCCGCTCCATCTCcgcctcatcatcatcatcatcatcttccagtTCCTCCTTACGATGTTGCTCCCCATTCAACCTCCGATCGCTTCGCTCTCTTCGTTCCCCTAGGTTTTCTCCTATACGTTGCGATTCTTCTACACACGGCAGCTCCTCTACTTCTCCCGATCTCGAGTTTCTCGAAGCCTCTGTCCTCGTTGCAG agACAAGTATGCATTACAAAATGCGGAGACATGGATTCCGCCATGATTCAATGTGGCAAGCTTCCAGGCATCCTTTACCTCCTTTTGCTGTCAGAGCTAGTGATAGTGAATCCACCCCCCTTGGTGTTCTCCCCATTGGACTCGGCTTTCTCCGTCAATTCAAGCACCCAACTATTTTTCTCAAGATCTCCTGTGATGGTGACTACTTGCTTCCCCTTattgttg GGGATGCTGCTGTTGAGAAACTTTTAGACGTTGGCCAGACTGAG GAATGCCCTGATCAGTTCCAGTTCGTGTCTGCTGTTGTCGATAGACTTGGATATGAA GTTAAAATGGTAAAGCTTACTAGTAGAGTTGTAAACACTTACTACGCAAGTCTATGTCTTGGCAAG CCTGGAGACAATGATGTTATGTGCTTTGACTCACGGCCATCAGATGCCATCAACGTTGCTCGATCATGCCAG GCTCCAATATATGTGAATAAAGCAATAGTTCTAGAAGAGGCTATCAAAATTGGTTATGGAGGCAGATCGCAGAGCGCAAAGCCTGTTTTCAATGTTATACTTGAcag CGCTCCCGAGGGACCAGATCCTTTATCAGAAGAGCTTATACTAGTGAGGAATATGGATCTGGCGTCTAAAGAGGAAAGGTACATGGATGCAG CGATGTGGAGAGACAAATTGAAGAAGCTTCAGAACTCGAG CTCTGCTGTATATAATAAGGGTGTAGCAACTCCTGAGAGTTACGAGTAG
- the LOC104762974 gene encoding heterogeneous nuclear ribonucleoprotein H2-like isoform X1, producing the protein MYGSRGGAMFGSGGYEVGSKRQRMMQSNPYLAVGSAGASTFPPFGYGPPVFPVVRLRGLPFNCSDIDIFKFFAGLDIVDVFLVTKYGKFSGEAFVVFAGPMQVEIALQRDRHNMGRRYVEVFRSYKHDYYNAVAADEGAYEYEVRASPPPPTAPSRAKRFTEKDKLEYTEVLKMRGLPYSVNKPQIIDFFSGYKVIQGRVHVVSRPDGKATGEAFVEFETVEDARRAMAKDKMSIGSRYVELFPTTREEARRAESRSRH; encoded by the exons ATGTACGGATCTAGAGGAGG GGCCATGTTTGGGAGCGGGGGTTACGAGGTTGgatcaaagagacaaagaaTGATGCAATCAAATCCCTACTTGGCAGTTGGCAGCGCAGGAGCTTCCACCTTCCCTCCTTTTGGTTATGGCCCCCCCGTTTTCCCAGTTGTTCGCCTCAGGGGTCTTCCTTTCAACTGCTCTGACATTGACATCTTCAAGTTCTTTGCCGGCCTCGACATTGTCGACGTTTTCCTCGTCACCAAGTACGGTAAATTCTCTGGGGAGGCCTTTGTCGTCTTTGCCGGGCCGATGCAAGTTGAGATTGCTCTACAGAGGGACAGGCACAATATGGGCAGGAGATACGTGGAAGTTTTCCGCTCCTATAAGCATGATTACTACAACGCTGTGGCTGCTGACGAGGGAGCCTATGAGTACGAGGTCCGTGCTAGCCCACCTCCTCCCACCGCCCCATCCAGAGCTAAGAGGTTTACTGAGAAAGACAAGCTTGAGTACACTGAGGTTCTAAAGATGCGAGGCCTCCCTTATTCCGTGAACAAGCCTCAAATCATTGATTTTTTCAGCGGCTACAAGGTTATTCAAGGACGGGTACATGTTGTGTCTCGACCTGATGGGAAGGCCACGGGAGAGGCATTTGTAGAGTTTGAGACCGTGGAGGACGCAAGGCGGGCAATGGCTAAGGACAAAATGTCCATTGGGTCAAGGTATGTGGAGTTGTTTCCAACTACGCGTGAAGAGGCTCGAAGGGCTGAGTCCAGGTCTAGGCATTGA